The Streptomyces sp. NBC_01197 genome window below encodes:
- a CDS encoding MFS transporter, with protein MNIVPEVTSQPDRSMLRRVAAAGGIGNFVEWFDYALYGYLATTIATVFFPSHNRDLSLLATFAAFGISFLLRPLGGLIFGKLGDRVGRQRTLATIIVMMSASTFVIGLLPTHHQTGVLAPALLVLVRCIQGFSAGGEVAGAASFTVEHAPAGKRATYASVLPMSSSLAFVAAAGLTALLSASLSASDFSSWGWRLPFLIAGPLGLIGLYIRRSVEDTPAFRKVQKEGRVATAPLKESLRTQGKPILLLLGFLMTNSVGFYMLATYLPSYFQERIKLGSDTALFTNMAALLLHVVLIGVFAVMADRVGRKPIMLGSCLAFVLLTIPAFLLAQQGSVGALLGAQAMLATAEAGTSAVNSLLLVEMFPTRVRYTSAAVSYNLAYMLFGGTAPFVATLLVSQTGSGIAVALYMTIIAVISLVAVLQIRETKNVSLLGVTDVEQPARADTPVAGRHSGRPTRTRGRPG; from the coding sequence ATGAACATTGTTCCTGAGGTGACCTCCCAGCCGGACCGCTCCATGCTGAGGCGAGTTGCCGCTGCAGGTGGAATCGGCAACTTCGTCGAATGGTTCGACTACGCGCTCTACGGGTACCTCGCCACCACCATCGCGACGGTGTTCTTCCCGTCGCACAACCGGGATCTGTCCCTGCTGGCGACGTTCGCGGCTTTCGGTATCTCGTTCCTGCTGAGACCGCTGGGCGGATTGATATTCGGCAAGCTCGGCGACAGGGTCGGCCGACAGCGCACACTGGCCACGATCATCGTCATGATGTCCGCGTCGACATTCGTGATCGGCCTGCTGCCCACTCACCATCAGACCGGCGTCCTCGCGCCGGCACTCCTCGTTCTGGTGCGTTGCATCCAGGGCTTCTCAGCAGGTGGCGAGGTTGCGGGAGCTGCCTCGTTCACGGTCGAACACGCTCCCGCCGGCAAGCGCGCCACCTACGCGAGTGTGCTGCCGATGAGCAGCTCGCTCGCGTTCGTCGCTGCCGCGGGCCTCACGGCTCTTCTCTCGGCCTCGCTCTCCGCGTCGGACTTCAGCTCCTGGGGCTGGCGTCTTCCCTTCCTGATCGCCGGACCGCTCGGGCTGATCGGCCTCTACATCCGGCGCAGCGTGGAGGACACCCCCGCGTTCCGCAAAGTGCAAAAGGAAGGAAGGGTGGCCACGGCACCGCTGAAGGAGAGCCTCCGGACTCAGGGCAAGCCGATCCTGTTGCTGCTCGGCTTCCTGATGACGAACAGCGTCGGGTTCTACATGCTTGCCACGTACCTGCCCTCGTACTTCCAGGAACGGATCAAGCTCGGCAGCGACACCGCGCTTTTCACGAACATGGCCGCTCTGCTTCTGCACGTGGTGCTGATCGGAGTCTTCGCGGTCATGGCGGATCGCGTGGGACGCAAGCCGATCATGCTCGGCTCCTGCCTCGCGTTCGTCCTGCTCACCATCCCGGCCTTCCTTCTGGCACAGCAGGGGTCGGTCGGGGCACTCCTGGGGGCCCAGGCGATGCTTGCCACCGCGGAGGCAGGCACCTCTGCGGTGAACAGCCTGCTGCTCGTGGAGATGTTCCCGACACGGGTGCGCTATACGTCGGCCGCGGTGAGCTACAACCTTGCGTACATGCTCTTCGGGGGGACCGCGCCCTTCGTGGCGACCTTGCTCGTATCGCAGACCGGAAGCGGGATCGCGGTCGCGCTCTACATGACGATCATCGCCGTCATCTCCCTGGTCGCCGTGCTGCAGATCAGGGAGACCAAGAACGTCTCCCTGCTGGGAGTTACGGATGTTGAGCAGCCCGCACGCGCGGACACGCCCGTGGCCGGGCGGCACTCGGGCCGCCCTACTCGGACCCGAGGACGTCCTGGTTGA
- a CDS encoding SDR family NAD(P)-dependent oxidoreductase, producing the protein MPAQNLDFGGRIAIVTGAGQGMGRAHAKMLASRGARVVVNDLNADNAASVVAEIIDHGGTAVVDVNNVVTGAESIVRTAIDAYGGLDVVVNNAGINAFGTFWEMDRDTWWRVFDVAIKGVVEVSRAAMPHLIASGTGRLINISSNGLMGVPLDSAYSAAKAAVWGLSIGLAAEAREVGVQVTTLMPVAWTPMTHDAFPNPVVQEAMKKNVPPEAVSAFVTYLAHQDTTTYADTFEIAGVAAGRVAIAGMKRVDAAAATPEAWVEQAQALTKDGELRVFHNASESFRDQMVHLAPELDSVLPEDAANVERV; encoded by the coding sequence ATGCCTGCACAGAACCTCGACTTCGGCGGCCGCATCGCGATCGTCACCGGCGCGGGCCAGGGCATGGGGCGCGCTCACGCCAAGATGCTCGCCTCGCGCGGTGCGCGCGTCGTCGTGAACGACCTCAATGCGGACAACGCCGCCTCGGTCGTTGCCGAGATCATCGACCACGGCGGTACCGCCGTGGTCGACGTCAACAACGTCGTCACCGGCGCGGAGTCCATCGTGCGCACCGCGATCGACGCGTACGGCGGGCTCGATGTCGTCGTGAACAACGCGGGCATCAACGCGTTCGGCACGTTCTGGGAGATGGACCGCGACACGTGGTGGCGCGTCTTCGACGTCGCGATCAAGGGCGTCGTCGAGGTGTCGCGCGCCGCGATGCCGCACCTCATCGCCTCGGGCACGGGGCGTCTGATCAACATCTCCTCGAACGGCCTCATGGGTGTGCCGCTCGACTCGGCCTACTCCGCGGCCAAGGCCGCGGTGTGGGGCCTGAGCATCGGTCTCGCGGCCGAGGCGCGCGAGGTCGGTGTGCAGGTGACGACGCTCATGCCCGTGGCGTGGACGCCGATGACGCACGACGCGTTCCCGAACCCCGTGGTGCAGGAGGCCATGAAGAAGAACGTCCCGCCGGAGGCGGTGTCGGCCTTCGTGACCTACCTCGCCCACCAGGACACCACGACGTACGCCGACACGTTCGAGATCGCGGGTGTCGCGGCGGGCCGTGTCGCCATCGCGGGCATGAAGCGCGTCGATGCCGCGGCGGCCACGCCCGAGGCGTGGGTCGAGCAGGCCCAGGCCCTGACAAAGGACGGCGAGCTGCGCGTGTTCCACAACGCGAGCGAGTCGTTCCGCGACCAGATGGTGCACCTCGCTCCCGAGCTGGACTCGGTGCTGCCGGAGGACGCCGCGAACGTGGAGAGGGTGTGA
- a CDS encoding IclR family transcriptional regulator, whose protein sequence is MTARNSESDPAAPRDLVQSVVRALDIVDIVAESDTPLRAQVIAQRAGLHLATLSHLLSTLVYTGYLQRHEREYSLGGGKILSLSSRVEADWRPSRQAYDMLETVVSTTGETAYLSAWHDGDVTIVAIQEGSHSVRVADLRVGVSGDIHARASGKALLAYGMPAAVDRLGDADGKLSARTENTVTSREALVAELERTRERGYAIDEQEYVTGACGLAVPIFEGARWPQTALSITTPLHRYEDPEHRELYVKALRKVRELDASMG, encoded by the coding sequence GTGACGGCCAGGAACTCTGAATCTGACCCTGCGGCACCTCGCGACCTGGTCCAGTCGGTCGTCCGGGCCCTCGACATCGTCGACATCGTCGCCGAGAGCGACACGCCGCTGCGTGCGCAGGTCATCGCGCAGCGCGCGGGCCTGCACCTGGCCACGCTGTCGCACCTTTTGTCCACCCTCGTGTACACCGGCTATCTGCAGCGTCATGAGCGCGAGTACAGCCTGGGGGGCGGCAAGATCCTCTCCCTGAGCTCACGCGTCGAGGCGGACTGGCGGCCCAGCCGGCAGGCCTACGACATGCTGGAAACCGTCGTCAGCACGACCGGAGAGACGGCCTACCTGTCGGCGTGGCACGACGGAGACGTGACCATCGTGGCGATCCAGGAGGGGTCGCATTCGGTGCGCGTGGCCGACCTGCGCGTGGGGGTGTCGGGAGACATCCATGCGCGCGCGTCGGGCAAGGCACTCCTCGCGTACGGCATGCCCGCAGCAGTCGACAGGCTGGGGGACGCCGACGGGAAGCTGTCGGCACGCACCGAGAACACGGTGACATCCCGCGAGGCACTCGTCGCCGAACTCGAGAGGACGCGCGAGCGCGGGTACGCGATCGACGAGCAGGAGTACGTGACCGGTGCGTGCGGGCTCGCGGTCCCGATCTTCGAGGGCGCGCGGTGGCCGCAGACGGCCCTGTCCATCACGACGCCCCTGCATCGCTACGAGGACCCTGAGCACCGCGAGCTGTACGTCAAGGCCCTGCGCAAGGTGCGGGAGCTGGACGCGTCGATGGGCTGA
- a CDS encoding nuclear transport factor 2 family protein: MSLTDAQLVELWDKQALHDNLMMYVRGADRHDRDLILSAYWPDSWDNHGAYVGDGPGWADAALAWEDQILSCSHHVTNVLSEIDGNRAKRESMFLCVVPFKETGMTMYQAGRYRDLCEKRDGEWKILHRTCVWDWIDVRETNTDWGIVGVPRVSHWGAWREDDPIYKDWIKSAPTEFAQ; the protein is encoded by the coding sequence ATGTCTTTGACCGATGCTCAGCTGGTGGAACTGTGGGACAAGCAGGCTCTCCACGACAACCTGATGATGTACGTCCGCGGGGCCGACCGCCACGACCGCGACCTCATTTTGTCGGCCTACTGGCCCGACTCCTGGGACAACCACGGAGCGTACGTCGGTGACGGGCCGGGCTGGGCGGATGCCGCACTCGCCTGGGAGGACCAGATCCTCAGCTGCAGCCACCACGTCACCAACGTCCTGTCCGAGATCGACGGCAACCGCGCCAAGCGCGAGTCGATGTTCCTCTGCGTCGTGCCCTTCAAGGAGACCGGCATGACGATGTATCAGGCGGGCCGCTACCGCGACCTGTGCGAGAAGCGCGACGGAGAGTGGAAGATCCTCCATCGCACCTGCGTCTGGGACTGGATCGACGTGAGGGAGACCAACACCGACTGGGGCATCGTGGGTGTCCCCCGGGTCTCGCACTGGGGCGCCTGGCGCGAGGACGATCCGATCTACAAGGACTGGATCAAGAGCGCCCCCACCGAATTCGCCCAATGA
- a CDS encoding SDR family NAD(P)-dependent oxidoreductase produces MSPVAGILDGKVAIITGGAKGMGEAHVRKFVEEGAKVVVADLDVESGKKLADELGGDALFLELDVTDPGSWEEAVQETKAVFGTVDVLVNNAGIAGPITGLLEVSEYLYRSIMDINLAGTFFGMQAVLPTMVENGRGSIVNISSLAGMRYDTTVNPAYSASKFAIRGFTKQAAFEFGKHAIRVNAVLPGAIMTPMARDALSDEAIASVTKHIPARRFADASEVSEAVVFLASDKAGYVNGVDLVVDGGKGAINQDVLGSE; encoded by the coding sequence GTGAGCCCGGTGGCCGGCATCCTGGACGGCAAGGTTGCCATCATCACCGGCGGGGCGAAGGGAATGGGCGAGGCACACGTCCGGAAGTTCGTCGAGGAGGGGGCGAAGGTTGTCGTCGCCGACCTGGACGTCGAGAGCGGCAAGAAACTCGCGGACGAACTGGGCGGTGACGCCCTCTTCCTCGAACTCGACGTCACCGACCCGGGCAGTTGGGAGGAGGCGGTCCAGGAGACGAAAGCGGTGTTCGGCACCGTCGACGTCCTGGTCAACAACGCCGGGATCGCCGGCCCGATCACCGGTCTCCTCGAGGTCAGTGAGTACCTCTACCGCAGCATCATGGACATCAACCTGGCCGGGACCTTCTTCGGCATGCAAGCGGTGCTGCCCACCATGGTCGAGAACGGCAGGGGCTCCATCGTCAACATCTCGTCCCTGGCCGGCATGCGCTACGACACGACGGTGAACCCTGCGTACTCGGCATCCAAGTTCGCCATCCGAGGCTTCACCAAGCAGGCGGCCTTCGAGTTCGGCAAGCACGCGATCCGAGTCAACGCTGTGCTGCCGGGCGCCATCATGACACCGATGGCCCGGGACGCGCTGTCCGACGAGGCGATCGCATCCGTGACGAAGCACATCCCGGCGAGGCGCTTCGCGGACGCGAGCGAGGTGTCCGAGGCCGTCGTCTTCCTCGCCTCCGACAAGGCCGGCTACGTCAACGGCGTCGACCTCGTGGTCGACGGTGGCAAGGGCGCAATCAACCAGGACGTCCTCGGGTCCGAGTAG
- a CDS encoding acetate--CoA ligase family protein has translation MTATPPLAVPPIASTPIGDVGQIGILVNDFDAALDLYGRMFGIEEWTCYHYTPEFLRWSRYGDAEGRFEMLLAMGGSSPQVELIQPLTGPSIYQDFLDEGHVGLHHLGVFVDDLDGAVARMAESGYRVTQTARGYGLNGDGGFAYFDTEKDLGAVIEAIEVPDVRRPGEVRRTAGATEPDPASPQTPRIDNPLRAESVAVVGPSRDPWKTSGRTLDYLSRLRFDGRYYAVSPLHDEVLGVPTYQSLSALPEVPDVAVLVGPADRVIEDLREAVAMGVPFAVAFASGFGETGRHDRDEKIRAVLAGSSTRLIGPNCIGFMHVGRSLTATFSSVLQRTPLPVGHVALFSQSGGLGNALMQSLVARGVSGLSAWSSSGNEISLGFTDWVGWLTAEEDTRVLASIVESFRPGDDLEAAAAAAGERGVPVAVLKLGRSARGALGARSHTGKLAGSGRVAQSVLRHRFGTVCTSPEQLLDLTETFDVFAGRLAGDDHELTVVTTSGAQAVLWNDLAEDRDLTFRDLGTEAAARIAAAVGSDHVGNPVDVGVQLTTADYVRIVDSVVTTSTGGWVIVTATRLAHDFDELAAGIAAMDAPEGVRVVVVPLSEDDRVTTEQAQVLRAAGAIALPTATRALDAIASAASWSKVQRTRAARGQLVGTSLRSAAAAGGTEYLTFREIAEELAAAGVPVPASRAERDVESVVRAAEEIGFPVAIKIDDPDILHKADAGGVFIGVDNPEAARHAAVRLTAIQSENATISVQTMAPGKTEVLVGLRRDPEFGPVLVLGAGGSMTEAIDDISILPLPTSRPEVRDAIAAVRVVTAGLRKDPGAQTLDALTDAVMDLIAWAEQRGEVHEFEFNPILADPETATVTVVDAVVSVHLTLEGPN, from the coding sequence ATGACGGCTACGCCGCCGCTGGCAGTCCCTCCCATCGCATCGACGCCGATCGGTGACGTCGGGCAGATCGGGATCCTCGTCAACGACTTCGACGCCGCGCTCGACCTCTACGGCCGCATGTTCGGGATCGAGGAGTGGACCTGCTACCACTACACACCTGAGTTCTTGCGCTGGTCCCGCTACGGCGATGCCGAGGGCAGGTTCGAGATGCTGCTCGCCATGGGCGGCTCCAGCCCGCAGGTCGAGCTCATCCAGCCGCTCACCGGCCCGAGCATCTACCAGGACTTCCTCGATGAGGGCCACGTCGGCCTGCACCACCTCGGCGTCTTCGTGGACGACCTGGACGGAGCGGTCGCCCGCATGGCCGAGTCGGGGTACCGCGTGACGCAGACGGCCCGGGGCTACGGCCTGAACGGAGACGGCGGGTTCGCCTACTTCGACACCGAGAAGGACCTCGGTGCCGTGATCGAGGCGATCGAGGTTCCCGACGTGCGCCGCCCCGGCGAGGTCCGCCGGACCGCCGGGGCCACGGAGCCCGACCCGGCCAGCCCGCAGACACCCCGGATCGACAACCCCCTTCGGGCCGAGAGTGTGGCCGTCGTCGGCCCCTCCCGCGACCCGTGGAAGACGTCGGGCCGCACGCTCGACTACCTGTCCCGGCTCCGGTTCGACGGGCGGTACTACGCGGTCAGCCCCCTCCACGACGAGGTGCTCGGGGTACCCACGTACCAATCGCTTTCCGCCCTGCCCGAGGTCCCGGACGTCGCCGTGCTCGTCGGCCCCGCAGACCGCGTGATCGAGGACCTGCGCGAGGCCGTGGCCATGGGCGTCCCCTTCGCCGTCGCCTTCGCCAGCGGGTTCGGCGAGACCGGCCGGCACGACCGCGACGAGAAGATTCGCGCGGTGCTCGCCGGGAGCAGCACACGCCTGATCGGCCCCAACTGCATCGGCTTCATGCACGTCGGCCGGTCCCTGACCGCGACGTTCTCGTCAGTCCTGCAGCGCACCCCTCTTCCGGTCGGGCACGTGGCGCTGTTCAGCCAGAGCGGCGGGCTGGGCAACGCGCTCATGCAGTCCCTGGTCGCGCGCGGCGTCAGCGGGCTGAGCGCCTGGAGCAGCTCCGGCAACGAGATCTCGCTGGGTTTCACCGACTGGGTCGGCTGGCTCACCGCCGAGGAGGACACGCGTGTCCTGGCCTCCATCGTCGAGAGCTTCCGCCCGGGCGACGACCTCGAGGCCGCGGCTGCGGCAGCCGGCGAGCGCGGGGTCCCCGTAGCGGTGCTCAAGCTCGGGCGCTCCGCCCGCGGTGCGCTCGGCGCGCGGTCGCACACCGGGAAGCTCGCGGGCAGCGGCCGGGTCGCCCAGAGCGTCCTGCGCCATCGCTTCGGGACGGTGTGCACCTCGCCCGAGCAGCTCCTCGATCTGACGGAGACGTTCGATGTCTTCGCCGGCAGGCTCGCCGGTGACGACCACGAGCTCACAGTCGTCACCACCTCCGGCGCACAGGCTGTCCTCTGGAACGACCTGGCGGAGGACCGCGACCTCACCTTCCGCGACCTCGGTACCGAGGCAGCCGCCAGGATCGCCGCGGCCGTGGGCAGCGACCACGTGGGCAACCCCGTCGACGTCGGCGTGCAGCTGACCACCGCCGACTACGTACGCATCGTCGACAGCGTGGTCACGACCTCGACGGGCGGGTGGGTCATCGTCACCGCGACGCGCCTGGCACACGACTTCGACGAACTCGCCGCCGGTATCGCGGCGATGGACGCCCCGGAGGGTGTACGGGTCGTCGTCGTCCCGCTGTCCGAGGACGACCGCGTCACGACCGAGCAGGCTCAGGTGTTGCGCGCCGCAGGAGCGATCGCACTGCCGACCGCCACCCGCGCCCTCGACGCGATCGCGTCCGCTGCCTCTTGGTCGAAGGTCCAGCGCACGCGCGCCGCGCGCGGTCAGCTCGTCGGCACGTCCCTGCGCTCAGCGGCCGCTGCCGGCGGAACCGAGTACCTCACGTTCCGGGAGATCGCCGAGGAGCTCGCCGCAGCTGGCGTCCCCGTACCCGCCAGCCGTGCCGAACGCGACGTCGAGTCCGTCGTCCGCGCCGCCGAGGAGATCGGCTTCCCCGTCGCCATCAAGATCGACGACCCCGACATCCTCCACAAGGCCGATGCAGGGGGCGTTTTCATCGGCGTCGACAACCCCGAGGCCGCGCGCCATGCGGCGGTCCGCCTTACCGCCATCCAGTCCGAGAACGCCACGATCTCCGTACAGACCATGGCCCCCGGCAAGACCGAGGTGCTCGTGGGCCTGCGCCGCGACCCCGAGTTCGGCCCCGTGTTGGTCCTGGGCGCCGGCGGCAGCATGACGGAGGCGATCGACGACATCAGCATCCTGCCGCTGCCCACCTCACGCCCCGAGGT